From a single Apium graveolens cultivar Ventura chromosome 2, ASM990537v1, whole genome shotgun sequence genomic region:
- the LOC141708697 gene encoding polyadenylate-binding protein 2-like isoform X1 has protein sequence MEHHQEDQDQEHEVYGADIPDETYMDADVDMSRLDEDENASKELEDMKKRLKEIEEEAGALREMQAKVEKEMGAVPDTSSGTATLAEKEEADARSIYVGNVDYACTPEEVQQHFQSCGTVNRVTILTDKFGQPKGFAYVEFVEAEAIQNALLLNESELHGRQLKVAAKRTNVPGMKQFRGRPVNPYFGFRSRRPYMPGPMFAPYGYGRIPRARRPMRYRPY, from the exons ATGGAGCATCATCAAGAAGACCAAGATCAAGAACATGAAGTTTATGGCGCTGATATACCTGATGAAACTTATATGGATGCCGATGTTGATATGTCTCgccttgatgaagatgaaaatgcTTCTAAG GAATTGGAAGATATGAAGAAGAGATTAAAGGAGATTGAAGAAGAAGCTGGAGCTCTCCGTGAGATGCAAGCCAAAGTTGAGAAAGAGATGGGGGCTGTACCAG ATACATCCAGCGGGACCGCTACATTAGCTGAGAAGGAGGAGGCAGATGCCCGCTCCATATATGTAGGAAAT GTGGACTATGCATGCACGCCTGAGGAGGTTCAGCAGCATTTCCAATCATGTGGAACGGTTAACAGAGTGACCATTCTAACAGACAAGTTTGGTCAGCCAAAAGGTTTTGCCTATGTGGAATTTGTTGAGGCCGAAGCTATACAGAATGCCCTCCTTTTAAATGAGTCAGAGTTGCATGGTCGTCAATTAAAG GTAGCTGCAAAGCGCACTAATGTTCCTGGAATGAAGCAGTTCCGAGGAAGGCCAGTCAATCCTTACTTCGGATTTCGGTCACGAAGACCCTACATGCCCGGACCTATGTTTGCTCCTTATGGTTATGG ACGGATCCCAAGGGCCAGAAGGCCGATGCGTTACAGGCCTTACTGA
- the LOC141708697 gene encoding polyadenylate-binding protein 2-like isoform X2 gives MYRRLNQHGKSACRKWAKNNFGSDTSSGTATLAEKEEADARSIYVGNVDYACTPEEVQQHFQSCGTVNRVTILTDKFGQPKGFAYVEFVEAEAIQNALLLNESELHGRQLKVAAKRTNVPGMKQFRGRPVNPYFGFRSRRPYMPGPMFAPYGYGRIPRARRPMRYRPY, from the exons ATGTATAGAAGGTTAAACCAACATGGCAAATCTGCCTGCCGCAAGTGGGCGAAAAATAATTTTGGATCAG ATACATCCAGCGGGACCGCTACATTAGCTGAGAAGGAGGAGGCAGATGCCCGCTCCATATATGTAGGAAAT GTGGACTATGCATGCACGCCTGAGGAGGTTCAGCAGCATTTCCAATCATGTGGAACGGTTAACAGAGTGACCATTCTAACAGACAAGTTTGGTCAGCCAAAAGGTTTTGCCTATGTGGAATTTGTTGAGGCCGAAGCTATACAGAATGCCCTCCTTTTAAATGAGTCAGAGTTGCATGGTCGTCAATTAAAG GTAGCTGCAAAGCGCACTAATGTTCCTGGAATGAAGCAGTTCCGAGGAAGGCCAGTCAATCCTTACTTCGGATTTCGGTCACGAAGACCCTACATGCCCGGACCTATGTTTGCTCCTTATGGTTATGG ACGGATCCCAAGGGCCAGAAGGCCGATGCGTTACAGGCCTTACTGA
- the LOC141706378 gene encoding uncharacterized protein At1g28695-like: MIMDHQQSKLNSKILENGIYMFILCGLLYVILFNQTTIKSFIFPSLQQSHNTLNLKPTYKDDLDAALARASGENKTVIIAIVNKAYVEGYKPMLDIFLDGLWLGEDTQGLKDHLLVGAMDQTSYRRCLFHGLHCYKLKTDGVDFVSEELYMSEEFIKMMWRRTLFLGDVLKRGYNFIFTDTDVLWLRNPFPKLIVNGSVDLQISTDKFNGDPWSELNFINTGFYMVRSNNKTIALFDSWYAQKNNSRGLKEQDVLLNLMHQGLFRGLGLKVKFLDTVFFSGFCEDSKDARLVSTVHANCCRSIVAKVADLSTVMADWRRFKSLSANESSRFFWSPHDRCINSWRH; encoded by the exons ATGATCATGGATCATCAACAATCCAAGCTTAATTCCAAAATACTTGAAAATGGCATTTACATGTTTATTCTATGTGGATTACTCTAtgtcattcttttcaaccaaacCACTATCAAATCCTTCATCTTCCCCTCTCTTCAACAATCTCATAATACACTCAAT CTGAAACCTACGTACAAAGACGATCTTGATGCAGCACTAGCAAGAGCTTCTGGAGAAAACAAGACAGTAATAATAGCTATAGTGAACAAGGCATACGTCGAAGGATACAAGCCAATGTTGGATATATTTTTAGATGGATTATGGCTAGGAGAAGATACACAAGGCCTAAAAGACCATCTTCTAGTTGGTGCAATGGATCAAACTTCGTATCGACGATGTTTATTTCATGGATTGCATTGTTACAAGCTCAAAACAGACGGTGTAGATTTCGTCTCGGAGGAGCTTTACATGTCTGAGGAATTTATCAAGATGATGTGGAGAAGAACTTTGTTTCTTGGTGATGTTCTTAAGCGTGGTTACAACTTCATTTTCACG GATACAGATGTGTTATGGCTCAGAAATCCATTTCCGAAGCTAATAGTTAACGGAAGCGTAGACTTGCAAATCAGTACCGATAAATTTAACGGCGACCCGTGGTCAGAACTAAACTTTATCAACACAGGTTTTTACATGGTCAGATCAAACAACAAAACAATAGCCCTGTTTGATTCCTGGTACGCCCAAAAAAACAATTCTAGAGGTCTAAAAGAGCAGGATGTTCTCTTAAACTTGATGCACCAGGGCCTGTTCCGCGGTTTAGGCCTCAAAGTTAAGTTCTTGGACACAGTTTTCTTTAGTGGCTTTTGTGAAGATAGCAAAGATGCTCGACTTGTTTCCACAGTTCATGCTAATTGTTGTCGGAGCATTGTTGCTAAGGTGGCTGATCTTTCGACTGTTATGGCAGATTGGAGGAGGTTTAAGAGCTTGTCAGCTAACGAGAGTTCGAGGTTTTTCTGGTCTCCTCATGATAGATGCATTAATTCCTGGAGACACTGA